In the genome of Delphinus delphis chromosome 15, mDelDel1.2, whole genome shotgun sequence, one region contains:
- the PFDN4 gene encoding prefoldin subunit 4: MAATMKKAAAEDVNVTFEDQQKINKFARNTSRITELKEEIEVKKKQLQNLEDACEDIMLADDDCLMIPYQIGDVFISHSQEETQEMLEEAKKNLQEEIDALESRVESIQRVLADLKVQLYAKFGSNINLEADES; the protein is encoded by the exons GCTGCAGAAGATGTCAACGTTACTTTTGAAGATcaacaaaagataaacaaatttgcaCGGAATACAAGTAGAATCacagagctgaaggaagaaatagaagtaaAAAAG AAACAACTCCAGAATTTAGAAGATGCTTGTGAGGATATCATGCTTGCAGACGACGACTGCTTAATGATACCTTATCAGATTGGTGATGTTTTCATTAGCCATTCTcaagaagaaacacaagaaatgttAGAAGAAGCAAAG aaaaatttgCAAGAAGAAATTGATGCCTTAGAATCCAGAGTGGAATCAATTCAGCGGGTGTTAGCAGATTTGAAAGTTCAGTTATATGCaaaatttgggagtaacataaaCCTTGAAGCTGATGaaagttaa